In Juglans microcarpa x Juglans regia isolate MS1-56 chromosome 8D, Jm3101_v1.0, whole genome shotgun sequence, the following are encoded in one genomic region:
- the LOC121243188 gene encoding 60S ribosomal protein L3, whose protein sequence is MSHRKFEHPRHGSLGFLPRKRAARHRGKVKAFPKDDPTKPCRLTAFLGYKAGMTHIVREVEKPGSKLHKKETCEAVTVIETPPMVVVGVVGYVRTPRGLRTLNTVWAQHLSEEVKRRFYKNWCKSKKKAFTKYSKQYESEEGKKNIQSQLEKMKKYATVIRVLAHTQIRKMKGLKQKKAHLMEIQVNGGTVAQKVDYAYSFFEKQIPVDAVFQKDEMIDIIGVTKGKGYEGVVTRWGVTRLPRKTHRGLRKVACIGAWHPARVSFTVARAGQNGYHHRTEMNKKIYKLGKNGVESHAALTEFDRTEKDITPMGGFPHYGIVKDDYLMIKGCCVGPKKRVVTLRQSLLKQTSRLALEEIKLKFIDTSSKFGHGRFQTTQEKQKFYGRVKA, encoded by the exons ATGTCTCACAGGAAGTTTGAGCACCCTAGGCACGGGTCCCTTGGGTTTCTTCCAAGGAAGCGAGCTGCTCGACACAGGGGAAAGG TAAAGGCTTTTCCTAAGGATGACCCAACCAAGCCATGCAGACTTACTGCATTTTTGGGCTACAAGGCTGGGATGACTCACATTGTCAGGGAGGTTGAAAAACCTGGATCAA aacttCACAAGAAGGAGACTTGTGAGGCTGTTACTGTTATTGAGACTCCTCCTATGGTTGTTGTCGGAGTTGTGGGCTATGTGAGGACACCACGTGGACTTCGCACATTGAACACTGTTTGGGCTCAGCATTTGAGTGAAGAGGTGAAGCGGAGGTTCTACAAGAATTGGTGTAAGTCCAAGAAGAAGGCTTTCACAAAATACTCAAAGCAGTATGAATCTgaagaagggaagaaaaatatcCAATCACAGctggagaaaatgaaaaaatatgctACTGTTATTCGTGTTTTGGCTCACACACAG ATTAGGAAAATGAAGGGGTTGAAGCAGAAGAAAGCACACCTGATGGAGATCCAGGTCAACGGAGGAACTGTGGCTCAGAAAGTGGACTATGCATACAGCTTCTTTGAGAAACAGATACCTGTGGACGCTGTTTTCCAGAAGGATGAGATGATTGACATCATTGGTGTGACGAAGGGTAAAGGTTATGAAGGTGTTGTCACTCGTTGGGGTGTCACCCGCCTTCCCCGGAAGACTCACAGGGGCTTAAGGAAGGTGGCATGTATTGGTGCTTGGCATCCTGCTAGAGTCTCATTCACAGTTGCAAGAGCTGGTCAGAATGGATACCACCACCGTACCGAGATGAACAAAAAGATCTACAAGCTCGGCAAGAATGGGGTGGAGTCACATGCTGCTCTCACTGAGTTTGACAG GACTGAGAAGGACATTACTCCAATGGGTGGCTTCCCTCATTATGGTATAGTGAAGGATGATTATCTCATGATCAAGGGATGCTGTGTTGGTCCAAAGAAGAGGGTTGTTACGCTTCGCCAGTCTCTGCTCAAGCAAACATCGCGTCTTGCACTTGAGGAGATCAAGCTCAAGTTCATCGACACCTCCTCAAAGTTTGGGCATGGCCGATTCCAGACAACTCAAGAGAAACAGAAGTTTTATGGACGGGTCAAGGCATAA
- the LOC121243187 gene encoding polypyrimidine tract-binding protein homolog 3-like, with the protein MTDPSKVIHVRNVGHEISENDLLQLFQPFGVITKLVMLRAKNQALIQMQDIPTAVNALQFYANVQPSIRGRNVYVQFSSHQELTTMDQNTQGRGDEPNRILLVTIHHMLYPITVDVLHQVFSPHGFVEKIVTFQKSAGFQALIQYQSRQSAVVARTALQGRNIYDGCCQLDIQFSNLDELQVNYNNERSRDFTNPNLPTEQKGRSSQPGYGEAGGTYGLQATGRGVAFPQMANAEAIAAAFGGGLPPGISGTNDRCTVLVSNLNPDRIDEDKLFNLFSIYGNIVRIKLLRNKPDHALIQMGDGFQAELAVHFLKGALIFGKQLEVNFSKHPNITQGAETHEYVNSNLNRFNRNAAKNYRYCCSPTKMIHLSTLPLEITEEEIVSHLEEHGIILNTKLFEMNGKKQALVMFETEEQATEALVCKHATSLAGSIIRISFSQLQSI; encoded by the exons ATGACAGACCCTTCTAAGGTCATTCACGTTCGCAATGTGGGCCATGAGATATCTGAA AATGATTTGCTTCAGCTATTCCAGCCATTTGGAGTCATTACTAAGCTTGTGATGCTTCGTGCAAAAAATCAG GCTCTGATCCAAATGCAAGATATTCCTACCGCAGTCAATGCTCTGCAATTCTATGCAAATGTTCAGCCAAGCATAAG GGGGAGGAATGTTTATGTCCAATTCTCATCACATCAGGAACTAACAACAATGGATCAAAATACTCAAGGAAGAGGAGATGAG CCAAATCGAATTCTCCTAGTTACTATTCATCACATGCTATATCCAATAACGGTGGACGTGCTGCATCAAGTGTTTTCTCCTCATGGATTTGTAGAGAAGATCGTAACTTTTCAAAAGTCAGCTG GTTTTCAAGCACTTATTCAGTATCAATCACGCCAGAGTGCTGTTGTTGCTAGAACTGCACTTCAG GGACGTAATATTTATGATGGTTGCTGTCAACTGGACATTCAGTTCTCAAA CCTTGACGAGCTGCAAGTAAACTACAATAATGAGCGTTCTAG GGATTTCACGAACCCAAATCTGCCCACAGAACAGAAAGGCAGATCCTCACAA CCAGGGTATGGCGAGGCAGGGGGCACGTATGGCCTTCAAGCTACTGGACGGGGAG ttGCATTTCCACAG ATGGCCAATGCAGAAGCAATTGCAGCTGCCTTTGGAGGAGGTCTGCCTCCTGGAATAAGTGGGACAAATGACAGGTGTACAGTCCTTGTCTCCAATCTAAATCCTGAT AGAATAGATGAGGATAAGCTCTTCAACCTTTTCTCCATATACGGAAACATTGTGAGAATTAAACTTCTCCGCAACAAACCAGATCATGCGCTTATTCAGATGGGGGATGGTTTCCAGGCCGAACTGGCAGTACACTTTTTGAAG GGAGCACTGATATTTGGGAAGCAGTTGGAGGTCAACTTCTCAAAGCATCCAAACATAACCCAAGGTGCTGAGACACATGAGTATGTAAACTCAAATCTCAACCGCTTCAACCGTAATGCTGCTAAGAATTACCGCTACTGCTGCTCCCCTACAAAAATGATCCACTTGTCAACACTTCCCCTGGAAATCACTGAAGAGGAGATTGTGAGCCACTTGGAAGAACATGGCATCATTCTCAACACTAAGCTTTTTGAGATGAATGGGAAGAAGCAGGCCCTAGTTATGTTTGAAACCGAGGAGCAGGCTACTGAAGCCCTAGTGTGCAAGCATGCTACTTCGCTTGCTGGATCAATAATTCGGATTTCTTTTTCCCAGTTACAGTCTATTTAA